Within the Mycetohabitans rhizoxinica HKI 454 genome, the region GCTCAAACGGCAGATCTTGATGCGCCTGCGCGTCCAGCGTCGTACACCGCACGCGCTTAAGCAGTTCGCTCGTATTGGGCTCGCCAGATAAGTCGACACGCAACGCCAGCGTATTGACAAAGAAGCCAATCAACGGCTCGATCGCAGCATGCCCCCGATTTGCACTGGGCGTACCAATGACCAAATCATCCTGGCCCGACAGGCGCGCGAGCACCGCGCTCCAAGCCGCAAGCACCGTCATAAACAGCGTCGTGCCATGCTCAGCGCTTAAGCGCTTGAGCGCTTGCGTGGTCGATGCATCGATCTGCACCGGCACGTGTGCACCAGCAAACGACTGTTGCGCCGGGCGCGGCCGGTCCGTCGGTAGTTCCAGCAGTACCGGCGCATCGGCCAGCGTCGTACGCCAGTAGTCGCTCTGCGTTTGAAGCCGCTCACCCGACAACCATTGACGCTGCCAAGCCGCGTAATCCGGATACTGGATCGCCAGCGACGGCAGTGGGACGGCCTGCTCCCCAACGCTTGCCGCGTACAATGCACTGAGTTCTCTTATCAGCACGTCAAGCGACCAGCCGTCCGACACAATATGATGCTGTGTGAGCACGCACTGATAGTTGTCATCGGCGAGCTGAATGACGCATGCACGCATCAGCGGGCCGCGCGCCAGATCAAACGGCGCGTGCACTTCATCGGCAGTCAAACGCGACAGCTGCGCGTCGGCATCAGGCACCCCACGCAAATCATGCCAGTGCAGCGGCACGCCTGTGCCGGCCGGCAACAACTGCACCTGCGGCTGACCCTCGACGCTCACAAACGTCGAGCGCAGCGCCTCGTGGCGCGCGAACAGTGCACCCAGCGCTTGTTGCCATGCGTCCCGATTTAGCGACCCATGCACATGCAGGACAAGCGGTATATGATAGTTAGCGCTGACTTCATCAAGTTGTGCGAGGAACCATAGCCGCTGCTGGGCGAACGACAGCGGCAAGCCGCCTTCGCGTGAGACCGGCGTGATCTCAGGCAGCGCACTGGTTTGCTGGTTCAGTTGCGCACTCACCACCGCTGCGAACGCGGCCAGCGTCGGCGATGCAAAGAGGGCCGCAAGCGGCACGTCGGCACCCAGCGCGCCTACTCGGTTCATCAAGCGCACCGCCAGTAGCGAATGGCCCCCGAGTGCAAAAAAGCTGTCGTGCCGACCCACACGCTCCACCTCGAGCAATTCGGCCCAGATTTGAGCCAGCGTGGTCTCCAATTCGCCTCGCGGCGCTTCATAGACATGATGCGCGAGTGCACCAGCATCTGGCTCAGGTAACGCACGTCGATCCAGCTTGCCATTGGGCGTCAAGGGCAACGCATCCAACCGCACAAATGCAGCCGGCACCATATACTCGGGCAAACGAGCAGCCACATGCGTGCGCAGCTCGCTGACCAGCGCCTCATTCGGCTCGGCCACCACATACGCGACAAGCCGCTTATTAATGCTCTCACCCCGCACAAGCACCACCGCATCGCGCACCTGCTCATGTTGCACCAGGCACGCCTCGATCTCACCGGGCTCGATGCGAAAGCCGCGAATCTTCACTTGCTCATCGTTGCGCCCGACAAACTCCAAGTTGCCATCGGGCAAGTAACGCGCTAAATCGCCCGTCTTATACATTCGCGCATCCGGTTCATTTGAGAACGGATCACGCACAAAGCACTCTGCAGTCAGCTCCGGGCGGTTCAGATAGCCATGCGCAACCCCCGCGCCACCGATGTGCAGCTCGCCGACCGCACCGAGCGGCACCGGCTGACCGTGCGCATCGAGCAGGTAAATCCGTGTGTTCGCAATCGGCCGCCCAATCGGGATATTGACGTTGCCCTTGGGCACCGCAGTGATCCTGTACGTCGTCGCGAACGTGGTGCTCTCGGTCGGACCATAACCGTTGATCAATTGCTGAGGCGGCGTCTCTCGCAGTACTTGCCCCACCACGCTTGCATCTAGTGCATCACCTCCGACAATCAAGGCCTTGAGTTGGGGAAAAACTGGGCCCAATTCCACGGCCATTTGATTGAACAAACCCACGGTCAACCACAAAACACTGATGCGCTGTTCGCGCAGGGTTTGCGCAAACAGCGCTGGAGTCAGCACCGTGTCATGATCCATCACGACAGCCGCCGCACCATTTAATAACGGCGCCCAGACTTCAAAGGTGCTCGCGTCAAAGGCCGGATTAGCCGCAAACGCGACGCGATCATCAGCCTCCACATCAACATAGCCATTGTTGATCACTAGCCGCGCGATCGCTCGATGCGGCACCAGCACGCCCTTGGACATGCCGGTGGAGCCAGACGTGTACATCACATAAGCAGTATCAAGGCTGCAGCAGGCCGGTTGCGGACAAGTCGTTGGCGTGTGTTCCGCGTCCTCTTTGTCTGGCGAGCCCAAACGCAATAGCGCTGTAGACGCAGAAGCCGCAACTTCAGTGTGCGCGTCGGTGAGCAACAACTGGGCGGCGCAATCGCTCATGATCCAGCTTTGCCGTTCTGTGGGAGCGCGCGGATCAATCGGTACATACGCTGCCCCTGCCTTAAGAATGGCCAACTGCGCCACCACCAAATCAATTGAGCGCTCGAGCAGCGTGGCAACATAGTTGCCAGGTTGGATGCCCAAATCGATAAGCCGATGCGCCAGCCGATTGGCCCGTGCATTGAGCTGCGCATAGCTCAGTGTCTGCTCTTCATACACCAGTGCGATGGCATCCGGGCTACGCTCCACCTGCGCCTCGAACAACTGATGAATGCACTCGTGCGCCGGATAGGAGGTCATCGTCGCGTTCCATGTCTGAAGCAGCAGGGTACGCTCTTCACGAGGCAACACTTCTAATTGCCAAACCGGCAAATTTGGTGCATATTCGAGCGCTTCGGCTAGGCTTTCCAGTGCCTGCTGCATATAACCGCACACACGGTTCGCGTCAAACGGCCGCACCACTTGAACGCTGAGTCTTAGCGCTTGGTCAGCATCATCCACCGACAGCGTGAGTGGGTAGTTGGTACGTCCTTCTACATTTAACAAACTTGCACTATCTACCGGTTGGCCCTCAACCGGCCGCGCCGCATTGTGCCGATAATTAAACAGTGCGCTAAAGAGTGGCATGCCCGCCGGCACGCCGCTGCAACGCTGCGCGAGTGCGAGCGACGCATGTTCATGTTCGAGCAACGCAGCCAAGCGCGCTTGCATATCCCGCACGCTATGCTCAACGCTACTGTCTAGCTCCACTCGCAACGGCAGTGTGTTGATAAACGGCCCCATCGCACTGCCCGCGCCATCGCCCCCTTGCATTCGCCCGAACAACACCGTGCCAAACACTACCCGCTGCTGGCCGCTCGCACGCGCGAGCACCTGCGCCCACGCCAGATGAAATAAGCTGGCCACGCTCACGCCCTGGCGTCTGGCCTGCGCACGCAACTGTTTGTTCAATGCCTGTGGCAACCTTCGCTGCGCTTCGGTGACTTCCGCGCCGTCACGATGCACGCCGGTGAGCCCAAACGGCAGTGTCGGTTCGTCCACGTCAGCGAGCATGTCAGTGAAGAAACGCTCATGGGCTTCTTGGCTCACGCCCAGGCGTGCCTGCGCGACCAAGTTACGGAAGGGTTGAGCCGGTGGCAATGTGTCGCCACGGCCTTCAAGGAACGCCTGCACCTCAGTGTGCATGACCTCCAGTGTCGCGTGATCGTCGATTAGATGGTGCACCAATTCCAATAGCAGCCAGCGGCCATCGCTGTCTTGCGCGAGCACAAAATGCATCAACGGAGCTTGAGTTAAATCGATGCGGTGACGACGAGGATTGAAGCGATGGGTCAGTTGCTCGATAACGGGTCCCTGGGCCGGATCCAAGACAAGTTCAGTAATCGACAGCGGTGCATGGCGCCAGACAACCTGAGCAGGTACAGACAGGCCCTCCCATACAAAGGCAGTACGCAAAATATCGTGACGATCAACGACTTGCCGGACTGCATTGAGGTAGCGATCGAGTTCCTCCCGATTTTCAAATGATTTCTGAACCATCCGCAGATACGGGTCGCCGTCAGTGGCCAGCAAGTGGTGAAACAAAATCCCGTCTTGCAGTGGCGAAAGCGCATAAATATCTTGGATGTTTGCCGCCCCACCCGGCACCCGTTCAACAATTTGATCGATGTCCGCTTGAGCCAAGTCGATGAGCGGCAGCATCTGCGGCGTGATTGTCGTGTTATCGGGTGTGATTACGTTGGGTGGCACCGTCACTTCACGGTGCTGGCCAAGCGATTCGGCAAGTGCGCTCAGCGTGGGCGAGTCGAACAACGTGCGTACCGAGACTGTCAACCCAAACCGACGCAAGCGTTCGATCATCCGTATTGCAAGCAGCGAATGACCACCCAGTGCAAAGAAGCTATCTTGGCGCCCCGCCCGCTCGACCCCGAGCAGCTCGGCCCAAATCGCCGCAAGCGTGGTTTCCAACTCCCCTTGCGGCGCTTCATATAGTTGACCTAACAGTGCACTGTCTGGGGCCGGCAGCGCACGTCGATCAAGCTTACCGTTCGGCGTGAGCGGCAATGTATCCAAACGCATGAAAACGGCCGGCACCATGTATTCGGGTAGTCGTGTTGCTACATACTGACGAATATCCGCGAATTGATCTAAGCTTGTCGGGTTATTTGCATAAGCATGAGGGGTTTGCCCACTACTGGAGGAAGGCGGCAAGTAGAGATCCGTCGGGACGGCGCAAGCCATGTCGCGTGCCTGCACCAGCACAATATCTATACATGCCGGAGCAGTATGTTCCGACCACGTAACACCGACCCAATAACCCAACGACTCACCCAATGCGTAGAAATCTTCAACAGTGGGCGCAGTAGTCTGTGCATGACCCGTTTTGAGCCGATGCTGGATCAGTTCAAGATCACAATCAGCGTTATTCAACGCCTGCGTGGCTTCAAGTTCGCACGCTACGCGCATATTGGGCACACCGACAATTCGCAAACAGGCGGGACGTTCAGTGGCTAAATGCGTTTTCACCGCCTCAAGCGTAGTGGCCTCTGCCCAATGCAGTTGCGGCGCGTGCGCCAGCGGTAGCGTGTTGACCGACCCTTTACGCAGCACCACATCGTAGCGATAACGGCTCAATTCATTATGGTAATCGCCATGCTTGAGCTGAATATCAATCGCCGCGATTTCATCAATGGCGCGGTGCAGCGTACTGAAGAAGGCCGGTGCCAGGCGCAATTCCTTTCTGGCCAATTGGCTTTGCTTGATCCGTCGGCGCAAACTGGCATAGTCATCCGTGCTGGGATCCGCTTGGTATAATTGGACGGCACTAGTGAAGCACTCGAACAAGCGCAAGTCTGGCACATCCCCGACGAAAAGAGCGCCTCCCGGCGCAAGTAGCGCCATCGCCTGACGTAACACATCAAGCAAATAATCAGCGTTCGGGAAATGTAAGACAACGGAATTAATGACGATAGTGTCAAAATAGCCTTGCGGCAAGCCCTCAGTAATATGTGCGGCTTGCGTGCGCAACTCAACGCGTGCCGCTAATTCAGCGTGCTGCGCCACTTGAAGCTTGAGCGCTTCAATAACGGGGGCGGAAATATCCGTACCCCAATACGCTTCACAATGGGGCGCTAAGTGCGCGAGCAGCAGTCCCGTGCCTACGCCAATCTCCAACACCCGCCGCGGTTGCAACTCACGAATACGTGCGACCGCGTCCGCGCGCCACGCTTGCATGTCCGACAACGGAATCGGCTGACCATCGTAGCTGCTCTTCCAGATATTAAAGTTTTCACCAAATGCATAGTCCGCGTCGTCTTTATAGTACGTATCGTAGACCTTCTGCCATGCTTCGACTTGCTCCGCCTCCGTCGCAAAATCTCGCTCGACAGGCCCTTGGTCAAGCACGATATAGCCAACCAGTTGTTGGCTCCCGCCCTGATCCTCTCGAGCAATCACCGCAGCCTGCGCGACGGCTGGGTGGTGCTGAAGCACCGCCTCAATCTCACCCAACTCCACTCGAAAGCCCCGAACCTTAACCTGCTGGTCCGCCCGGCCGATAAAATCCAGCGCGCCATCCGAGCGCCAGTACGCCAGATCGCCCGTTCGGTACAGCCGCGTACCGCTCGCATCGAACGGGTTAGCGATGAAACGCTCGGCGCTCAACTCCGGTCGGTTGAAGTAACCCCTGGCCACGCCCTCACCGGCTATATACAATTCCCCCACTACGCCAACCGGCACCGGACGCAAGCACGCGTCTAACACGTAGGCCCTGGCGTTATCCAGTGGCGTGCCTATCGGAATAGACGCTTGCGCTTGATACGGCCCCTCGAGCAGATGGCCCGTAGCAATGGTTGTCTCAGTAGGCCCATACCCATTGATCAAGCGCAGTGCGGGACAGTGCTCGAGCACGCGCTGCGCCGCCACGGACGAGACAATATCCCCACCCACCGTCAGCTGACGCACACTGCGCAGATAGCTCAAGTCACCTTCGGCCATGACCTGAAACAGCCCTGCGGTCAACCACAGCGCGCTCACCTGATGCGCTCGGATGGTCTCTTGCAGCACTCGCACATCCAACTCGCCCGGCGGCACAATGACTGCTTGGCCACCACAGAGCAGCGGCGTCCACAGCTCATACATGGAGACATCAAAGGCGTGCGACGAATGCAGTAGTACACGATCTCGCACTTCGGACAAACGCCGGTCCAGGGCCATATAGCGTACTGTGCGATGCACAATGGCCACGCCTTTGGGTTGGCCGGTCGAACCCGACGTGTACATCAGATACGCCAGTTGCTCGGGCGAGCAAACCACAGCGGGGTTATCACTTGGCTCATCATCGAGTGACGCATCGGCATCGACGGCAATGACGTGGGTACTTAGCACAGCGCAGCGCGCTTGCAAGGCGTGATCAGTCAGTACAATGGGCGCGCGCGTCTCACTCAATAACGTGTGCAGCCGAGTATCAGGCCATTGCTCGTTCAGTGGCATATAGACGCCGCCGGCTTTGATGACGGCCAACGCTGCGACCACGCGCTCGGACGAGCGCTGCATCAACACTGCCACGGGCGTCTCCGCTACCACCCCCAGCCGGATCAGCCGATGAGCCAAACGGTTTGCCTGAGCATTCAGCTCCGCGTAACTGAGCGTCTGATCTACGCACACCAGTGCAGTGGCATCAGGGGTACGCTCGACCTGTTTTTCAAACAACTCGGGCAGCGTCGCGTCAGGCACCGGTTGCGCGGTGGTGTTCCATTCGACAAGCAAGCGCTGCTGCTGCGCTGCATTGAGCCAGTCAACGCCGCTGATAGGCCGAATAGGCTCGGCGTTGAGCGCTCTAATGAACGTTAGGAAACCATATTGAGGTGTGGTGAGTTCACTTGCCGTGTCGAATGCGCGGTTCGCATCCAAAGCAATCCGCAGCATAGGGCTATCGGGCTGAGCATGGGCCACGACAAGGAGACTTTCGATCGATCCAGTGGCTAAAAAATGGCTCGTTGACGAAGACGCACCAAATAACAGATGGTTATCCACCACTCCGACGTCCAATAGGGAACTCAACAACCGCTGAGTGGGCGTCAATCCCAATACGTGGCGTAACGCATCAATCGGATAGCGCTGATGCCGCAGTCCCTGATGAATTTTTTTTGCTACTTGGTCCTTCAGCGCCGAGAGGCTTGTGCTTGGCCGAACAGTCAGCCGTACCGGCAGTATGTTGGATACCCTACCGGGGACGCATCGGCCCATACTCGGGCAAACCGTCGCCGGGACGCCGAGTACCACATCCTGCACCCCGGTTAGCCGATGCAGATAGGCCGCCATGGCGGCAGTAACAAGTTGGACTAAATCAATTGCAGAAGACTCAAATGTATCAATCCCCTGGCTATCGGACTGGACAAAATCAGCAGTATGGCATAAATGGAGATGAGAGGCGCTCGCAAGCTGGCCTGCATATACCACCGGTTCAGGCCAATTAGCGCAACGCTTGAGCCAATACGTTTCATCGCGCGCCCATTGTGCCGAATTGCGATATTGGGCATTCTTCTTTAACAACTGAGATACGGACCTGAAAGTGCATGGAGCGGGCTTGGCACCCTCACACATCGCGCTGTACACCTGCGCGACGCGTTGCGCGATAAGGTGCATACCCACGCCATCCATCATGATAGAGTGATAGCGCTGGTACCACAGCACCTGATCCGAAGCGGTTTTCAGCAATGCATAATGGAACAGCGGTCCTTGTAAAATATCCAATGGCTGTTCATAATCGGCGCGCATCCATGCTTGAGCGGCGGCTTGCGAGTCCGCTTCCGCACTGAGGTCAACCCGCGATAGCGACCACGCTAGCGAACCAACATACTGTTGAATGCCTTCATCGGTCTCAACGAAATACAACCGCAGGCTATCCGCTTCATGGATCACCTGCCGCAACGCCGCTTCGAACAAGGCTGGATCAACGACGCCTTCAATGACCGTGTACTGACCAATGATATAGGCAGGGCTGTCTGGATAGAGCTGCTGAGCAAGCCAGATTTCCGTTTGGGCAGTGGATAACGGATACGTAAGTGGCGTGACGCTAATAGACATCATTGAGCTCCAATCCAGACGAGAAGCAACCGTTTACATAGCTGAATCAGTCAACCAATCATCTTTGACTTTGTGCAACCTTTAGCAGTACAAATTTCACAATAACTATTACGTCTGCTTCTGCTTGTACCAATCGACAATCTTTCAAGGGATAACTTTATAGGTCTTCTTAGCAGATACCATGCCCACCATGAAAAATCGGAAGCAATCACTGGCCAATATGGCAACCCATGTGCATGCCAAACCAACCCCAACGGCACAAGCCCATACAGCGCTGCTAATGTTCATACCCAACGGGCCACAGTGGCTCACCGCTCTGCTTAGGCATACTGATGTTAAGCGTGGCAGCAAACCGCGCTGACTGCATTAAACATACATTACCCGTCTGTTGAGTGACCAGCCATACCTGCTGTTTTGCTGTCCATCAACTTGCATGGAATCCGCAAAACCGCTTCCCCGCTTAGGGAGTCAACTGGACTCGATAAAGCGTTGCCCCCAATGGGACGATACAACATTGCAGATTAACAACTGAAACGTGAACAATTCAACTATATCCATGCCCATGTGGGCTATTGCCCGCAATTAAGGCGCCATCGCGCCGCCGCTTACAAAGCAGGCTCAAGGCAAGAAGGATAGGGGGAAGTGTGCATACCGCATAAGACAACTTGGGCTGGTGCTATATTAGGATACTTCGTCATTACGTTTACTCCAGACATCGCCTGTATGAAACGGCAGTCGCGCCTGCCGACGAATCATCCCATTTTTTGGATAAACTGCACCACGCGCAAGGATGAGGTTTCGTGCCCACATGAACAGTTACTGTGATGCAAAAACACTATAGATCGTAATTTCAAGCAGCCAAAGCTTTTTTCCTTCCTCAAAACCGACAAAATCAGAACAGAAAAGCATTCAAACAGCATGTCGCCGGTAACTGAGCTGTCGCAGCTGACAAGAAATACGAAGATATTTATGTTATTCAAATTTATAAAATTACACCTGCGCCAATTAGCTAACAACAATTAACCATAAAATTAACCCAATGCGATATTTTAAGAAACAATCAAGAAACCGCCGTGCTTACTGTTCCAGCCACAATGCCCTGACGCAACTGCATGACGCGAAAGGCTCTATCACGGTTACCGTTTCCCGGCGCGTCGATCATGAGCTGCGCGGTTCGGTGGTACTTTCGCTTCAGCCTGGGGCTGCGTGACATCGAGAACTGCTGCTTGAGCGCGTTGTGACGGTGACGTACAAATCGTTACGCCACTGGTGCGACCGACTCGGCTGGCCGTTTCCCTTCATCCAACGCGCGCAAAGACAGAGAAAATGCGTGCAGAAAATTGGTTTGAAATGTCCATTTCTGTCCTCGCAACAAAGGGCCACCGTGGGAGTGTGCCCCGCGCGCGCGATGGTAAAGTAAGCGGCCCCCATAATCCACGTCCGCTATGAAACGCTCCTCAACGATGACGCCGCACGATGCGCTCTTCAAGCAGTTCCTCACGCATCCGGAAACCGCACGGGACTTTTTAAGCCTGCATTTGCCCACGCAGTGGTTGGCGCAGTGCGACCTGGACACGTTGCGTCTGGAGTCGGGCAGCTTTGTGGAA harbors:
- a CDS encoding amino acid adenylation domain-containing protein, which codes for MMSISVTPLTYPLSTAQTEIWLAQQLYPDSPAYIIGQYTVIEGVVDPALFEAALRQVIHEADSLRLYFVETDEGIQQYVGSLAWSLSRVDLSAEADSQAAAQAWMRADYEQPLDILQGPLFHYALLKTASDQVLWYQRYHSIMMDGVGMHLIAQRVAQVYSAMCEGAKPAPCTFRSVSQLLKKNAQYRNSAQWARDETYWLKRCANWPEPVVYAGQLASASHLHLCHTADFVQSDSQGIDTFESSAIDLVQLVTAAMAAYLHRLTGVQDVVLGVPATVCPSMGRCVPGRVSNILPVRLTVRPSTSLSALKDQVAKKIHQGLRHQRYPIDALRHVLGLTPTQRLLSSLLDVGVVDNHLLFGASSSTSHFLATGSIESLLVVAHAQPDSPMLRIALDANRAFDTASELTTPQYGFLTFIRALNAEPIRPISGVDWLNAAQQQRLLVEWNTTAQPVPDATLPELFEKQVERTPDATALVCVDQTLSYAELNAQANRLAHRLIRLGVVAETPVAVLMQRSSERVVAALAVIKAGGVYMPLNEQWPDTRLHTLLSETRAPIVLTDHALQARCAVLSTHVIAVDADASLDDEPSDNPAVVCSPEQLAYLMYTSGSTGQPKGVAIVHRTVRYMALDRRLSEVRDRVLLHSSHAFDVSMYELWTPLLCGGQAVIVPPGELDVRVLQETIRAHQVSALWLTAGLFQVMAEGDLSYLRSVRQLTVGGDIVSSVAAQRVLEHCPALRLINGYGPTETTIATGHLLEGPYQAQASIPIGTPLDNARAYVLDACLRPVPVGVVGELYIAGEGVARGYFNRPELSAERFIANPFDASGTRLYRTGDLAYWRSDGALDFIGRADQQVKVRGFRVELGEIEAVLQHHPAVAQAAVIAREDQGGSQQLVGYIVLDQGPVERDFATEAEQVEAWQKVYDTYYKDDADYAFGENFNIWKSSYDGQPIPLSDMQAWRADAVARIRELQPRRVLEIGVGTGLLLAHLAPHCEAYWGTDISAPVIEALKLQVAQHAELAARVELRTQAAHITEGLPQGYFDTIVINSVVLHFPNADYLLDVLRQAMALLAPGGALFVGDVPDLRLFECFTSAVQLYQADPSTDDYASLRRRIKQSQLARKELRLAPAFFSTLHRAIDEIAAIDIQLKHGDYHNELSRYRYDVVLRKGSVNTLPLAHAPQLHWAEATTLEAVKTHLATERPACLRIVGVPNMRVACELEATQALNNADCDLELIQHRLKTGHAQTTAPTVEDFYALGESLGYWVGVTWSEHTAPACIDIVLVQARDMACAVPTDLYLPPSSSSGQTPHAYANNPTSLDQFADIRQYVATRLPEYMVPAVFMRLDTLPLTPNGKLDRRALPAPDSALLGQLYEAPQGELETTLAAIWAELLGVERAGRQDSFFALGGHSLLAIRMIERLRRFGLTVSVRTLFDSPTLSALAESLGQHREVTVPPNVITPDNTTITPQMLPLIDLAQADIDQIVERVPGGAANIQDIYALSPLQDGILFHHLLATDGDPYLRMVQKSFENREELDRYLNAVRQVVDRHDILRTAFVWEGLSVPAQVVWRHAPLSITELVLDPAQGPVIEQLTHRFNPRRHRIDLTQAPLMHFVLAQDSDGRWLLLELVHHLIDDHATLEVMHTEVQAFLEGRGDTLPPAQPFRNLVAQARLGVSQEAHERFFTDMLADVDEPTLPFGLTGVHRDGAEVTEAQRRLPQALNKQLRAQARRQGVSVASLFHLAWAQVLARASGQQRVVFGTVLFGRMQGGDGAGSAMGPFINTLPLRVELDSSVEHSVRDMQARLAALLEHEHASLALAQRCSGVPAGMPLFSALFNYRHNAARPVEGQPVDSASLLNVEGRTNYPLTLSVDDADQALRLSVQVVRPFDANRVCGYMQQALESLAEALEYAPNLPVWQLEVLPREERTLLLQTWNATMTSYPAHECIHQLFEAQVERSPDAIALVYEEQTLSYAQLNARANRLAHRLIDLGIQPGNYVATLLERSIDLVVAQLAILKAGAAYVPIDPRAPTERQSWIMSDCAAQLLLTDAHTEVAASASTALLRLGSPDKEDAEHTPTTCPQPACCSLDTAYVMYTSGSTGMSKGVLVPHRAIARLVINNGYVDVEADDRVAFAANPAFDASTFEVWAPLLNGAAAVVMDHDTVLTPALFAQTLREQRISVLWLTVGLFNQMAVELGPVFPQLKALIVGGDALDASVVGQVLRETPPQQLINGYGPTESTTFATTYRITAVPKGNVNIPIGRPIANTRIYLLDAHGQPVPLGAVGELHIGGAGVAHGYLNRPELTAECFVRDPFSNEPDARMYKTGDLARYLPDGNLEFVGRNDEQVKIRGFRIEPGEIEACLVQHEQVRDAVVLVRGESINKRLVAYVVAEPNEALVSELRTHVAARLPEYMVPAAFVRLDALPLTPNGKLDRRALPEPDAGALAHHVYEAPRGELETTLAQIWAELLEVERVGRHDSFFALGGHSLLAVRLMNRVGALGADVPLAALFASPTLAAFAAVVSAQLNQQTSALPEITPVSREGGLPLSFAQQRLWFLAQLDEVSANYHIPLVLHVHGSLNRDAWQQALGALFARHEALRSTFVSVEGQPQVQLLPAGTGVPLHWHDLRGVPDADAQLSRLTADEVHAPFDLARGPLMRACVIQLADDNYQCVLTQHHIVSDGWSLDVLIRELSALYAASVGEQAVPLPSLAIQYPDYAAWQRQWLSGERLQTQSDYWRTTLADAPVLLELPTDRPRPAQQSFAGAHVPVQIDASTTQALKRLSAEHGTTLFMTVLAAWSAVLARLSGQDDLVIGTPSANRGHAAIEPLIGFFVNTLALRVDLSGEPNTSELLKRVRCTTLDAQAHQDLPFEQVVEIVQPPRRLNHTPLSQVMFAWQSNEIGQWSLPELDVKPGELEYDMVRFDLEMHLYEAGEGITGSLHYASALFDPATIERHVGYLKTMLQAMAACPQQPVATLQMLGADERQLLLQTWNTTTAFYPAHQCIHQLFEAQVQRSPDATVLVYEEQTLSYAQLNARANRLAHRLIELGVKPDTRVVLCVERSPAMVVGLLAILKAGGAYVPLDPAYSSERLTHILADTAPTIVLADAAGCAALGDAVRSSCTVVDPNRLPEAADTNPSVSGLKAHDLAYVIYTSGSTGTPKGVMVEHAQVVRLFDATHSWYGFNEHDTWCLFHSFAFDFSVWELWGALRYGGKLVIVPHHIARSAQAFHQLVCEQGVTVLNQTPSAFKAFIASQAQSALSDQLRYVIFGGEALEPAILQAWYATRDERRPQLVNMYGITETTVHVTYRALRQQDSEQAGNPIGVRIPDLKIYLLDAHGQPVPLGAVGELYIGGAGVARGYSNRPELTAERFVRDPFSDAPDARMYKTGDLARYLPDGNLEFVGRNDEQVKIRGFRIEPGEIEACLMQHEQVRDAVVLVRGESVDKRLVAYVVAEADEQLASTLRTHVATHLPEYMVPAAFVRLDALPLTPNGKLDRRALPEPDAGALAHHAYEAPQGELETTLATIWAELLGIERVGRHDSFFALGGHSLLAVRLMNRVRALGTDVPLATLFASPTLAAFAAAVSAQLNQQTSALPEITPVSREGDLPLSFAQQRLWFLAQLDGINGTYHIPLVLRARGPFDRAAWQQALDALFARHEALRSTFVSVEGQPQVRLLPADTGVPLHWHDLRGVPDADVQLARLSHSEARAPFDLVHGPLIRSCGIQLTDDEHVLLLTKHHIVSDGWSIGVLVRELSALYATRVGAPAEPLPALAIQYPDYAAWQRQWLSGERLEDQSDYWRATLADAPVLLELPTDRPRPAQQSFAGAHVPVQIDAQTTRVLKQLSAEHGTTLFMTVLAAWSAVLARLSGQDDLVIGTPTANRGHAAIEPLIGFFVNTLALRVDLEGEPTTMQLLERVRRTTLDAQAHQDLPFEQVVEIVQPPRRLNHTPLFQVLFAWQSNETGQWRLPGLDVTSGELEYDIARFDLEMHLYEAGEEIIGSLHYASALFDPATIERHVGYLTTMLQAMAACPQQPVATLQMLGADERQLLLQTWNATAAPYPAYPCIHQLFEAQVERTPDATALVYEAQTLRLCAAQCTGEPSRASAH